Proteins from a single region of Fibrobacter sp.:
- a CDS encoding DNA topoisomerase III — MATAKATTTKSKTTTAKAKTTKSAKTAAKAKPAVEGKTLIIAEKPSVALDLVKVLGQKSFTKGNGVYESDETIVSHAIGHLVEIADPKEIDERYKKWEMSTLPMLPEKFPLVATPTTKAQLSILSKLIKRKDVTTIVNACDAGREGELIFFYILDYVLKGKFTGKTIKRLWMQSMTPAAIQDAFDNMRDGADMENLKAAALCRSEADWLIGMNGSRGLTAYNSSMGGFQITPCGRVQTPTLAIIVNREEERHQFVPKKFWTIEADFSNDGSNYQGKWFTTIGDNKQKQIFDEKKVQEILAKCKGKTGSIEETTAPSFQKCGPLYDLTTLQREANNRFGFSAKTTLSIAQALYERHKATTYPRTDSKCLPEDYVGPVKTTLSKIEGPLAGYAQNALNNNWVVKTPKVFDNSKISDHFAIIPTGVMPTDLTEAEQKIFTMICQRFIAVFYPPAKYLNTTRVTTVEDETFLTEGKILVEPGFKVVYGKDADDESNIPQLKGNSAKTVEIDAKEDFTKPPAHYTESTLLSMMESAGKLVEDEELRDAMKERGLGTPATRAAIIEKLVTDKYVVRDGKDMIPTAKAFDLIKVLKAMDIEALTSPELTGEWEYKMEQIEKGKETRESFMNGIVEMTKTMVTNIKGFKEESTTGEASFSPVNGKKVFETVSRYTTEDGIVIRKMIGGKRLSEAEIVELLTNRKIGPLAGFRSKKGAEFSAVVIINDQNKIEFVFDDNREGAEVELGAQVGVSPLDGAPVFETLTGYVSDSYLKKEPSGIQLPKILLGKEIPLEEIQKMLSGVGVKTALLKGFRSNKTHRTFDAFLYVDKLGKLKFDFPPREFKPRRWGSKKPAAKNGGEDFVP, encoded by the coding sequence ATGGCAACTGCAAAGGCAACGACTACAAAGTCCAAAACCACCACAGCAAAGGCTAAGACGACCAAGAGCGCAAAGACCGCTGCAAAGGCCAAGCCCGCTGTAGAAGGCAAGACCCTCATTATCGCAGAAAAGCCCAGCGTGGCACTGGACCTGGTAAAGGTCCTTGGCCAGAAGTCCTTTACCAAAGGCAACGGCGTCTACGAAAGTGACGAGACCATCGTAAGCCACGCCATCGGTCACCTGGTGGAAATCGCCGACCCCAAGGAAATCGACGAACGCTACAAGAAGTGGGAAATGAGCACCCTCCCCATGCTGCCGGAGAAGTTCCCCCTGGTTGCCACCCCCACCACCAAGGCCCAGCTTTCCATCTTGAGCAAGCTGATCAAGCGCAAGGACGTAACCACCATCGTGAACGCATGCGATGCTGGCCGCGAAGGTGAACTGATTTTCTTCTACATCCTGGACTACGTGCTGAAGGGCAAGTTCACGGGCAAGACCATCAAGCGCCTGTGGATGCAGAGCATGACCCCTGCGGCCATCCAGGATGCTTTCGACAACATGCGCGACGGCGCCGACATGGAAAACCTGAAGGCTGCAGCCCTTTGCCGAAGCGAAGCCGACTGGCTTATTGGCATGAACGGCAGCCGCGGGCTGACCGCCTACAACAGTTCCATGGGCGGTTTCCAGATTACCCCCTGCGGCCGTGTGCAGACCCCGACCCTCGCCATCATTGTTAACCGCGAAGAAGAACGCCACCAGTTCGTGCCCAAGAAGTTCTGGACCATCGAGGCCGACTTCAGCAACGATGGCAGCAACTATCAAGGCAAGTGGTTCACCACCATCGGTGACAACAAGCAAAAGCAGATTTTTGACGAAAAGAAGGTACAGGAAATTCTTGCCAAGTGCAAGGGCAAGACGGGTTCTATCGAAGAAACCACCGCCCCAAGCTTCCAGAAGTGCGGGCCGCTTTACGACCTGACCACCCTCCAGCGCGAAGCCAACAACCGTTTCGGCTTTAGCGCCAAGACCACCCTTTCCATTGCACAGGCTCTTTACGAACGCCACAAGGCAACCACCTACCCCCGTACCGACAGCAAGTGCCTGCCCGAAGACTACGTAGGCCCGGTAAAGACCACCCTGAGCAAGATCGAAGGCCCCTTGGCCGGCTACGCCCAGAACGCACTGAACAACAACTGGGTTGTAAAGACACCCAAGGTCTTCGACAATTCCAAGATTTCCGACCACTTTGCCATTATCCCCACCGGCGTCATGCCCACGGATTTGACCGAGGCGGAACAGAAGATCTTCACCATGATCTGCCAGCGCTTTATCGCTGTGTTCTACCCCCCTGCAAAGTACCTGAACACCACCCGCGTTACCACTGTTGAAGACGAGACCTTCCTTACCGAAGGCAAGATCCTGGTGGAACCCGGCTTCAAGGTAGTCTATGGCAAGGATGCCGACGACGAGTCCAACATCCCGCAGCTGAAGGGCAACTCTGCCAAGACTGTGGAAATCGACGCCAAGGAAGACTTTACCAAGCCCCCTGCACACTATACAGAAAGCACCCTTCTCTCTATGATGGAAAGTGCCGGCAAGCTGGTGGAAGATGAAGAACTCCGCGACGCCATGAAGGAACGGGGCCTTGGAACTCCGGCTACCCGAGCAGCCATCATTGAAAAGCTGGTTACCGACAAGTACGTTGTCCGCGACGGCAAGGACATGATTCCCACCGCCAAGGCATTCGACTTGATCAAGGTCCTGAAGGCCATGGACATCGAAGCCCTCACCAGCCCGGAACTGACCGGCGAGTGGGAATACAAGATGGAGCAGATCGAAAAGGGCAAGGAAACCCGCGAAAGCTTCATGAACGGCATCGTGGAAATGACCAAGACCATGGTGACAAACATCAAGGGTTTCAAGGAAGAAAGTACTACCGGCGAGGCAAGCTTCAGCCCGGTCAACGGCAAGAAGGTTTTTGAGACCGTAAGCCGCTACACCACCGAAGACGGCATTGTCATCCGCAAGATGATTGGCGGCAAGCGCCTTTCCGAAGCCGAAATCGTGGAACTCCTGACCAACCGTAAGATTGGCCCCCTTGCCGGCTTTAGAAGCAAGAAGGGCGCCGAATTCTCCGCCGTGGTCATCATCAACGACCAGAACAAGATTGAATTTGTCTTTGACGACAACCGCGAAGGCGCCGAGGTTGAATTGGGCGCACAAGTGGGCGTTTCGCCCCTGGACGGAGCGCCTGTATTCGAGACCCTGACCGGCTACGTCAGCGATTCCTACCTGAAGAAGGAACCCAGCGGTATCCAGCTTCCAAAGATCCTGCTGGGAAAGGAAATTCCTCTGGAGGAAATCCAGAAGATGCTTTCCGGCGTGGGCGTAAAGACCGCGTTGCTGAAGGGTTTCCGCAGCAACAAAACGCACCGCACCTTCGATGCGTTCCTGTACGTAGACAAGTTGGGCAAGCTGAAGTTCGACTTCCCGCCCCGCGAGTTCAAGCCCCGTCGTTGGGGAAGCAAGAAACCTGCAGCCAAGAACGGCGGCGAAGATTTCGTTCCGTAG
- a CDS encoding glycosyltransferase: MIFSVVTYIVIGLLVAFCLFYAILEVRFFRALGIVREGNSDVEPAPKVSVLIAARNEAEGIRATLDSVMAQDYRGFWEVWVADDRSTDDTPKILAEYEAKYPEKFHVLSIKDIPEGVSPKKHALSLMIEACEGEILCLTDADCIVKPTWVTGIVAEFEPGIELVAGHSYIPTTPGKSSILICMQAVETLIYRVAGTAGLAMHLPLTSTGNNLAYRKSFFKSVKGFENVIKIQSGDDDLLMQKLAADRPWAMRYCISESTFVTTNGKETLKELWEQRKRWASKTIYYTPKIVFVLSMVFLFLTMQCVAAILSPFSFNVFVAMAATFVVKCVGDLVLILRGLRVFKQEHLIKWCIPVEFIHAPFTVLAVLFGLFGRFKWK, translated from the coding sequence ATGATTTTTTCTGTTGTCACATACATCGTTATTGGGCTTTTGGTTGCCTTCTGCCTCTTCTACGCTATCCTGGAGGTGCGGTTCTTCCGTGCCCTGGGGATTGTCCGTGAGGGCAATTCCGATGTGGAGCCGGCCCCGAAGGTAAGCGTGCTGATTGCCGCCCGAAACGAGGCGGAGGGCATCAGGGCCACGCTGGATTCTGTCATGGCACAGGATTACCGCGGATTTTGGGAAGTCTGGGTGGCCGATGACAGAAGCACCGACGACACCCCGAAGATTTTAGCCGAATACGAGGCAAAGTACCCGGAAAAGTTCCACGTTCTCTCCATCAAGGATATTCCGGAGGGAGTCAGCCCCAAGAAGCATGCCCTAAGTTTAATGATCGAGGCCTGCGAAGGAGAAATCCTCTGCCTCACGGACGCGGACTGCATCGTGAAGCCCACCTGGGTTACCGGCATCGTGGCGGAATTCGAACCGGGCATTGAACTTGTAGCCGGCCACTCCTACATTCCCACCACCCCGGGAAAGTCCAGCATTCTTATCTGCATGCAGGCCGTAGAGACTCTTATATATAGAGTGGCAGGAACCGCAGGACTGGCCATGCACCTTCCCCTGACCAGCACCGGGAACAACCTGGCCTACCGCAAGAGTTTCTTCAAGAGCGTCAAGGGCTTCGAGAACGTGATCAAGATCCAGAGCGGCGACGACGACCTGCTGATGCAGAAACTGGCTGCCGACCGCCCCTGGGCCATGCGGTACTGTATTTCGGAAAGCACCTTTGTAACAACAAACGGCAAGGAAACCCTGAAGGAACTCTGGGAGCAGCGCAAACGCTGGGCCTCCAAGACCATCTACTACACACCAAAGATCGTATTTGTATTGAGCATGGTGTTCCTGTTCCTCACCATGCAGTGCGTGGCGGCAATCCTTTCCCCCTTCAGTTTCAACGTTTTCGTGGCCATGGCGGCCACATTCGTCGTCAAGTGCGTTGGCGACCTGGTTTTAATCCTCCGAGGGCTACGGGTATTCAAGCAGGAGCACCTGATCAAGTGGTGCATCCCGGTAGAGTTCATCCACGCCCCCTTTACCGTACTGGCCGTGCTGTTCGGCCTGTTCGGCCGCTTCAAATGGAAGTAA
- a CDS encoding DUF177 domain-containing protein, with protein sequence MRIDIAQTLTEPEDRQVVWSHADAPELFDELHLKGDLVAQVLVSPEGDNKWLVTGTISGVQTLTCSRTLDPFDRPFSTEIVVEVERIQVSKQELDDEDVDVYAYKIPLGQYFVDVSECVRELILLQEPQAPVKNPDEDFIFVTNNQAGDEADGEKPMDPRWDKLKALKDKMSKGN encoded by the coding sequence GTGAGAATCGATATTGCACAAACACTGACTGAACCCGAAGACCGCCAGGTGGTCTGGTCCCATGCCGACGCCCCTGAACTCTTCGACGAACTGCACCTAAAGGGCGATCTGGTAGCTCAGGTGCTGGTTAGCCCCGAAGGCGACAACAAGTGGCTTGTGACAGGTACGATCTCTGGCGTGCAAACGCTGACCTGTTCCCGTACTCTGGACCCGTTTGACCGACCCTTCTCCACTGAAATCGTGGTCGAAGTTGAACGAATCCAGGTGTCAAAGCAGGAACTTGATGATGAAGACGTAGACGTCTATGCCTACAAGATTCCTCTGGGACAGTACTTCGTGGACGTATCCGAGTGTGTTCGTGAGCTTATTTTGCTTCAGGAACCACAAGCACCCGTGAAAAATCCTGACGAAGATTTTATCTTTGTAACAAACAATCAAGCTGGCGATGAAGCCGATGGCGAAAAGCCAATGGATCCTCGCTGGGACAAACTCAAGGCCCTTAAAGACAAAATGTCCAAGGGTAACTAG
- the rpmF gene encoding 50S ribosomal protein L32 has product MAVPKRKTSTARRDKRRTHWKMEVPAMATCDHCGSVKRPHRVCPVCGYYNGVEVVDMKAEA; this is encoded by the coding sequence ATGGCAGTACCTAAAAGAAAAACCTCTACCGCTCGTCGTGACAAGCGCCGCACCCACTGGAAGATGGAAGTGCCCGCCATGGCTACTTGCGATCATTGCGGTTCCGTGAAGCGTCCGCATCGCGTATGCCCGGTTTGCGGTTACTACAATGGTGTCGAAGTTGTCGACATGAAGGCCGAAGCCTAA
- the plsX gene encoding phosphate acyltransferase PlsX: MVKVALDALGGDFAPDVVIDGAINAANKDADLHIVLCGPEAEVKAGLEKRGYTGHGISVVDAPDPVAMDEHPVMVLKKKPHSGLVTCVALQKMGKVDASVSAGNSGAMMASCLMLLGKTTEKFGRPPIGCVIPTAEKPIVLVDAGANVDERASVLVDFAIAGSAFAETYFGREKPKVGLVNMGEEEHKGPAVCQEAYQLLKNAPVNFIGNIEGEDLIMGKADVAVTSGFTGNVILKMIEGFYEMHHKMFGNIDSEAGRKFDEMWDYRMTGGALLLGLNGTGIIAHGRSDALAIEKAVEVAAKYARLGVAKAVNARLAEIKDDATAAASAEAPQA; the protein is encoded by the coding sequence ATGGTTAAAGTTGCATTGGATGCCCTGGGTGGCGATTTTGCTCCCGACGTAGTGATTGATGGCGCCATTAATGCTGCCAACAAGGATGCTGATTTGCACATTGTTCTGTGCGGACCGGAGGCCGAGGTCAAGGCTGGTCTCGAAAAGCGTGGCTATACTGGTCACGGCATTTCTGTTGTGGACGCACCGGATCCGGTGGCCATGGATGAACATCCTGTCATGGTTCTTAAGAAGAAGCCCCACTCCGGCCTGGTAACCTGCGTTGCCCTCCAGAAGATGGGCAAGGTAGATGCATCCGTCAGTGCTGGTAACTCCGGCGCCATGATGGCTAGCTGCCTTATGCTTCTTGGCAAGACCACCGAAAAGTTTGGCCGTCCGCCTATCGGTTGCGTAATCCCCACCGCCGAAAAGCCCATCGTCCTTGTTGATGCTGGCGCTAACGTAGACGAACGTGCTTCTGTACTCGTAGACTTCGCTATTGCTGGTTCTGCATTTGCCGAAACTTACTTCGGTCGCGAAAAGCCGAAGGTCGGTCTCGTGAACATGGGCGAAGAAGAACACAAGGGCCCCGCAGTTTGCCAGGAAGCCTACCAGCTCCTGAAGAACGCTCCCGTGAACTTCATCGGCAACATCGAAGGCGAAGACCTGATTATGGGTAAGGCCGACGTGGCTGTTACCTCCGGCTTTACCGGCAACGTCATCCTCAAGATGATCGAAGGCTTCTACGAAATGCATCACAAGATGTTTGGCAACATCGATTCCGAAGCTGGCCGCAAGTTCGACGAAATGTGGGACTACCGTATGACTGGTGGCGCTTTGCTCCTGGGCCTCAACGGTACCGGCATTATCGCTCACGGCCGTTCCGACGCTCTGGCTATTGAAAAGGCTGTGGAAGTTGCTGCCAAGTATGCCCGCCTCGGCGTGGCCAAGGCTGTGAACGCTCGCCTTGCCGAAATCAAGGACGACGCTACCGCTGCAGCTTCTGCCGAAGCTCCTCAGGCTTAA
- a CDS encoding Rpn family recombination-promoting nuclease/putative transposase, which produces MATFEEKVERQVEIIKQHAFLDPTRDKVFKEIFSKDVTLIHFLNAILHLPEERKIVSIERKKPASTLTSAIDVEEVRFDVHAKLNNNEFVDLEMQRASHDDFADRVELYADQLSIESKIHFDSQRTETEKEDHPYLMPTTYSVWICNFPVSFCKSYREELGLFRFSSIGDPGALPVYDKKRYIVIDLSKVDAKVLNLNTAETEWLELFTKMASAKDAPKTKDPVIADVYSRLAVNALEKNFITEIATGMVTEAEISTRIGTARREGREEANLSAAEALLRYGDSVEKVSLVLKLPLEKVQELASKIASENAKN; this is translated from the coding sequence GATCCTACCCGGGACAAGGTCTTCAAGGAAATCTTTTCGAAGGACGTTACACTGATTCATTTTCTGAATGCGATTCTGCACCTGCCCGAGGAACGCAAAATTGTAAGCATCGAACGCAAGAAGCCCGCATCGACGCTGACCTCCGCAATCGATGTGGAGGAGGTCCGTTTCGATGTACACGCCAAGCTCAACAACAATGAGTTCGTGGATCTCGAGATGCAGCGGGCGTCTCACGACGATTTTGCGGACCGCGTGGAACTTTATGCGGACCAGCTTTCCATTGAGTCGAAGATTCACTTTGACAGCCAGCGCACCGAGACCGAGAAGGAAGACCATCCCTATCTGATGCCTACAACCTACAGCGTGTGGATTTGCAACTTCCCGGTTAGCTTTTGCAAAAGCTACCGCGAGGAACTGGGCCTCTTCCGCTTTTCTAGCATCGGTGATCCCGGCGCCTTGCCTGTATATGATAAAAAAAGGTATATTGTAATCGACTTGAGTAAGGTGGATGCGAAGGTCTTGAACCTGAACACTGCCGAGACGGAATGGCTGGAGCTTTTCACCAAGATGGCCTCTGCGAAGGATGCCCCCAAAACGAAGGATCCCGTCATAGCGGATGTTTACAGCCGTCTGGCGGTGAACGCCCTCGAGAAGAACTTTATCACGGAGATTGCAACAGGTATGGTCACAGAAGCTGAAATCAGTACGCGTATCGGAACCGCCCGCCGCGAGGGCCGTGAAGAGGCCAATCTGAGTGCTGCAGAGGCGCTTCTTCGTTATGGTGATTCCGTAGAAAAAGTTTCCTTGGTTCTCAAGCTGCCTCTTGAAAAGGTACAGGAACTGGCTAGTAAGATTGCCTCCGAGAACGCAAAAAACTAA